In a single window of the Melissococcus plutonius ATCC 35311 genome:
- a CDS encoding dihydroorotase: protein MKTLIKNGTIVDKKNKRISAAIWIEDNKIKAIGSTFDNENFDHVFDAKGQLITPGLIDIHVHLREPGFTYKETIKTGSRAAARGGFTTVCAMPNLNPVPDTPEKLQKIYDIIKQESIVKILQYAPITEELNSEVLTNQKALKKANAFAFTNDGVGVQNAGVMYLAMKNAASLNMPLVAHTEDNSLLFGGVMHEGERSKELNLPGILGIVESSQIARDIMLAKETGVHYHICHVSTRESVQLVCEAKHAGIHVTAEVSPHHLLLTDQDIPEDHGFWKMNPPLRSEQDQKALIEGLLDGTIDCIATDHAPHGIEEKNQSFLKSPFGIVDSETAFSLLYTYFVEKQIFTLEQLICWMSSKPAELFNLAGGTLTIGATADITIFDLEKEEVIDEEQFESMGKNTPFIGRQVKGNTMMTFVDGQLVWSKEGI, encoded by the coding sequence ATGAAGACATTAATAAAGAATGGCACCATTGTTGATAAAAAAAACAAACGAATTTCAGCAGCTATCTGGATAGAAGATAATAAAATTAAAGCCATTGGTAGCACATTTGACAATGAAAATTTTGATCATGTCTTTGATGCAAAAGGACAATTAATAACACCAGGTTTAATTGATATTCACGTTCATTTGCGAGAACCAGGCTTTACCTATAAAGAAACAATAAAAACCGGGAGTAGAGCAGCTGCAAGAGGTGGATTTACAACTGTATGTGCCATGCCGAATTTGAATCCTGTACCTGACACACCAGAAAAATTACAAAAAATTTATGATATCATTAAACAAGAATCAATCGTAAAAATTTTACAATATGCACCAATTACTGAAGAATTAAATAGTGAAGTATTAACCAACCAGAAAGCATTAAAAAAGGCCAATGCTTTTGCTTTTACAAATGATGGTGTTGGTGTTCAAAATGCTGGAGTGATGTATCTGGCTATGAAAAATGCTGCGTCTTTAAATATGCCTTTAGTGGCACATACCGAAGACAATTCCTTACTCTTCGGTGGGGTAATGCATGAAGGAGAAAGATCAAAAGAATTAAATCTACCCGGAATATTAGGAATTGTTGAGTCTTCACAAATCGCTAGAGATATCATGTTAGCTAAAGAAACAGGCGTCCATTATCATATTTGCCATGTATCAACAAGAGAAAGTGTCCAACTTGTTTGTGAAGCAAAACATGCAGGTATTCATGTGACTGCGGAAGTTTCTCCCCATCATTTGTTATTAACCGATCAAGATATTCCGGAAGATCATGGTTTTTGGAAAATGAATCCACCTTTAAGAAGTGAACAAGACCAGAAAGCATTAATTGAAGGTCTACTTGATGGAACGATCGATTGTATTGCAACTGATCATGCGCCTCATGGAATTGAAGAAAAAAATCAGTCTTTCTTAAAGTCTCCTTTTGGAATTGTAGATAGTGAAACAGCTTTCTCTTTACTCTATACTTATTTTGTTGAAAAACAGATTTTTACTTTAGAACAATTGATTTGTTGGATGAGTAGTAAACCAGCAGAATTGTTTAATCTGGCTGGGGGAACATTAACAATTGGTGCTACTGCTGATATTACTATATTTGATCTTGAAAAAGAAGAAGTCATTGATGAAGAACAATTTGAATCAATGGGTAAAAATACACCATTTATTGGTCGCCAGGTAAAAGGAAATACAATGATGACTTTTGTTGATGGTCAACTAGTATGGTCGAAAGAAGGAATATAG